The Deinococcus roseus genome window below encodes:
- a CDS encoding transposase: protein MLCDTLGNILHVMVCAASTQERDGGKVLLEAAKEKCPRLETIFVDNGYNGEKFQDWVLQKTSWKVEVVKHPSSGSRYAFIEGQDITAETYQAAIA, encoded by the coding sequence TTGCTGTGTGACACGCTAGGAAATATCCTGCATGTGATGGTCTGTGCTGCCAGTACCCAGGAACGAGATGGGGGAAAAGTCCTGCTCGAAGCCGCCAAAGAAAAATGTCCCCGGCTAGAGACCATCTTCGTGGACAACGGCTACAACGGAGAAAAATTTCAAGACTGGGTCCTGCAAAAGACCTCCTGGAAGGTCGAAGTGGTCAAGCACCCTTCCTCGGGCAGTCGGTACGCTTTCATCGAAGGTCAAGACATCACTGCTGAGACCTACCAGGCTGCCATTGCC